The genomic stretch ACAAAGAAGTCAAGACAATTTTGCTTGAAGTCTACAAAGACCTTGCTGAAAATTCGCTTGCAATCTCGGCAGTTTACGGCAAAAAGACAGAGAACGAAAAATTTCCCGGCGCGCTTTACACAACAACATTCGAAAGCATAATGCCTGACGGCAAAGCTTTGCAGATGGGAACCTCGCACCAGCTGGGCACTAATTTCTCAAAGGCTTTTGACATCCAGTTTGTCGACAAAGACGAGAAAAAGAAATACGCATGGCAAACGTCATGGGGAATTTCGACAAGGCTCATCGGCGGAATCATAATGGTTCACGGCGACGACAAAGGGCTTGTGTTGCCTCCAAAAATTGCGCCGCTTCAAGCAGTAATTGTTCCGATACTTTTCGAAAAGACAAGAGATGAAGTGATTCTTGAAGCAGAAAAAATACAGTACTCGCTTGAAGAAGCAGGAGTCCGCTCGCATCTTGATTCGCGCGATGCGTATTCCCCGGGTTACAAGTTCAGCGAATGGGAATTAAAAGGAGTGCCCCTTCGCATCGAAATCGGACCGCGCGACTTGAAAAACGGAGAAGTTGTGCTTGCGCGCCGCGACACCGGAGAAAAAAGATCTGTAAAAATCGCAGGGCTGAAAAATGCGGTATCAATCGCGCTTGAAAGCATACAAAGCAACCTTTTAGCTCAATCAAAAAAATTCCTTGAAACGCACATCACCGAAGTCAAGGACTACGCAATATTCAAGAAAGTTGTTGAAGATGGCGGTGGTTTTGTAAATGTCGCATGGTGCGGTGACGGCAAATGCGAGGAAAAAATAAAGGAAGAAACAGGAGCAACAATGCGCGTTCTGCCGTTTGATGAAAAAGTCAAGCCAAAATCAAAGTGTTTGTATTGCGGAAAAGATGCTAAAGAAAGCATTTATGCGGCAAGAGCTTATTGAAAAAGGTTGGATTATGAAATATATTGACATCCACTGCCACCTCCAGCATGAAAAATTCACGCCTAATCGCGATGAAGTGATTAGAGAAGCCAAAGAAAAAATGGAATTTCTAATTGTTGCAGGAGCAAACCCACAGTGGAACCGTGGCGCAATAACACTATCTGAAAAGCATAACGGATTCATATATGCAGTTATCGGCTTGCAGCCGGTTGATTGCGTAAAGCATTCTGAAAATGAGTTTGCAGATGAACTTGAATTCATCCGCAAAAGCGCAAAGAAAATTGTCGGAATCGGAGAGATTGGTCTCGACTATCACTGGATAAAAGACGATAAAGAGCGCGTTCTTCAAAGAGAGCGATTTGAAAAACTGCTTAAACTGGCTGAAGAGCTGAATCTTCCTGTTGTGATTCACTCATGGGATGCTGAATCAGATGCGGTTGAAATCCTTTCAAAGCATAATTTGAAGGCAGTTGTAATGCATTGCTTCTCAGGCTCGCGGGAAGTAATGGAAAGAGCGCTTGCACGGGGATACTACATCTCGTTTTCTACTGCAATTGCATTTTCTAAATCTGCGAAGAAACTTGCGCGCGACTGCCCGCTTGAGCGAATGGTTGTAGAAACTGACGCGCCATATCTTGATCCCGAGCACAAAATCAACATGCCCTGGAACACGGAGATTGTGATAAAGAAAATTTCTGAAGCAAAGAAACTGCCTGAGGAAAGAATTCTGGAACAGATTATAAAGAATGCAAAAATGGTTTTTGGAATTTAAAATGCCAGTTAGGCATTTTAAAGCCGAGAGCGCAAGCGACCGGATTTAATTGCATTTAAAGGCGTTTTACTGAGGAAGCCAACGAAATAATTAGCGAATCATCGAAAACATAATCGAAAAGAAAAGAGGCGTCAGATAATTCGATGCTACGGCTATTGCAATGCTTCGAATCGCATCCAATCTTGTGAATGACATTATTATGTATGCGGATAATCCAAAATTAATCCCAAGAACAACCCACGAGTTTATTGCGCCTAAAAATGCCAGTAAAATAGCGATGCCAAGTTTCATAATGAGATAATTTATCGCACCGGCTTTGAAACCTGAAAACATATCGCTGCCAAGAACTCTTGCAAGAATTCCGGTAATTATGCCAAAAGCAAGCAAGTTAGCAGCGAACATCACATTTAAGACAGAGCCAAGAGTTGACGTTACAAGAGTTAGAATATCAATTATTAAAATCACCAACGTTATTCAAATGCTTCAGGTACAGCGCTTGTTGTTCCGAATACTCATTCATTAAGCATTTAGAATATTTCCTTCTCGCTTACGATGACAAAATCCCCTACAGACTTAACGGCGCTGAAAGGAATAAGATGCCTGCTCTGCTCATCCTGCTGAAGATGAAGATCTTGTGTTGCCTTTGTAGGCTCGATAAGCAAAAGATTCATAAGCTCTCCCGTATCTGCAATAAAGCTGACGTCACCAACTCTACCGAATTTCTTTCCAGCTTCGTCGCTTACGACGACTTTTCCAACAAGCTCTCTTCCGCGAACTTTTATTTCTGCCATAGAATCACTAATTTAATCGCTAACTGCTTACTTATTGCATAGTAAAGTTAATAAACCTGTGTAATAATCAGAGAAAATACATCATCACGGTAGTTATCAGCCCGCCTACAAGCGTTGCCATGAAATTTACAGAGCCGTTTGTCATAAGGTTTTCATTTTCAAGAACGCCGAGAAAACTGTCGGCAATAGAACCCATAAACCCTCCGACAAGAACCGAAAGGAAAAGCTTTAATTTAGGATAAAAAAGAATCGTCTGCTCTGCAGGAAGAAATGATGGCGCAAAAATAACTGCAAGTGTGGCTGTTATGGC from Nanoarchaeota archaeon encodes the following:
- the proS gene encoding proline--tRNA ligase yields the protein MSEDQGITVKKRENFSEWYTQVIQKAELADYTLVSGCMVLRPWAYAIWENIQKIVDEKLKKLGHKNAYFPLLIPESLLTKESDHVKGFVPEVAWVTQGGNEKLAERLAIRPTSETIMYASYSKWVRSWRDLPLLINQWCNIVRWEFKNPRPFLRGREFLWQEGHTVHATSEDADKEVKTILLEVYKDLAENSLAISAVYGKKTENEKFPGALYTTTFESIMPDGKALQMGTSHQLGTNFSKAFDIQFVDKDEKKKYAWQTSWGISTRLIGGIIMVHGDDKGLVLPPKIAPLQAVIVPILFEKTRDEVILEAEKIQYSLEEAGVRSHLDSRDAYSPGYKFSEWELKGVPLRIEIGPRDLKNGEVVLARRDTGEKRSVKIAGLKNAVSIALESIQSNLLAQSKKFLETHITEVKDYAIFKKVVEDGGGFVNVAWCGDGKCEEKIKEETGATMRVLPFDEKVKPKSKCLYCGKDAKESIYAARAY
- a CDS encoding TatD family hydrolase, with amino-acid sequence MKYIDIHCHLQHEKFTPNRDEVIREAKEKMEFLIVAGANPQWNRGAITLSEKHNGFIYAVIGLQPVDCVKHSENEFADELEFIRKSAKKIVGIGEIGLDYHWIKDDKERVLQRERFEKLLKLAEELNLPVVIHSWDAESDAVEILSKHNLKAVVMHCFSGSREVMERALARGYYISFSTAIAFSKSAKKLARDCPLERMVVETDAPYLDPEHKINMPWNTEIVIKKISEAKKLPEERILEQIIKNAKMVFGI
- a CDS encoding PRC-barrel domain-containing protein; amino-acid sequence: MAEIKVRGRELVGKVVVSDEAGKKFGRVGDVSFIADTGELMNLLLIEPTKATQDLHLQQDEQSRHLIPFSAVKSVGDFVIVSEKEIF